The following is a genomic window from Geoalkalibacter halelectricus.
TCTGTGGTCCGGAATTTTGCCGCCTTATCGGCATCCGCGACCCGGCGGCCATGGGGCTGGCCGTGGGTACGGCTTCTCACGGCATCGGCACGGCGCGCATGCTTGAAGTCGACCGCCTGGGTGGCGCCGTCTCCGGCCTGGCCATCGGGCTCAACGGCATGATCACCGCCTTGGTCTTGCCCTTTCTCATCCTACTCTTTCTATGAACCTGGATCCCTGAGATCCAAACGCTTTTTCCCTTTTTCCCTTTTTCCCAGGCAAAAAAAGAGGCAGGCAACCACAGAGGTTGCCTGCCCGCGAAGCATTCCAGGAGACAGGTTTACTTCTTCTTCGCCGAAGCTTTCTTGGAGGCCTTGAGGGGGTTGACCTTGGCTTCGACGGTTTTGATTTCGATCTTGCGGTGGGTGGCGAAATTGCACAGCCCGCCGGCCCATTTTTTCTCGGGGGCAGGGTAGGCGGAGCAGACATTGCCGATGGTTCCTTCAACGATGCGATCGCAACCTTCACAGTCGGCGATGACCACCTGGCAGGAATGTCCTTCAAATGTGCAACCCGATTTCGCCCAAAAGGTGCATTCGGTACCGGGGAGAACAGTCTGGCACTGCATGGGTGTTTCCTCCTTGATGTCTTAGTCGTGCTGTAGTGCTTTGAATTCACCATTCTAAGGACTTGTTCTGGGAGAGTCAATGAAGAAATGATCTTTGCTTCTGCTTGACGCGAAGGCTCGGTATCTTTTATGGTTTTTCAAACAACGATGGGAGATGTCGTGACAGAGAATACCGAATGGGAAGCCCGCTGCCGTCGTTGCGGGCGCTGCTGCTTCGAAAAAATCGATTACCAGGGCCGGATTTACTACACCGATCGTCCCTGCGAAAAACTCGACCTGACAACGCGCCTGTGCACCGTCTATCCCCAGCGCCAGACCCAGCGTCCCGGGTGTACGCGCTTGACCGAGGATATCCTGCGCCTGGGCGTGCTGCCCGGCGATTGTCCCTACGTCGAAGACATCGCGGACTACCAGGCCCCCCAATTGTGGGACGACGAAGCTCCGCCGTAAATATCTCCGTGGACCCGGGGCGTGGGAATTTGCCGCGAACATGGTACTCTTCAATGGGAGTTCCTGTTCGGCATGGGGTCGCAGCCCCCATGGCAAGGGGCGCTTTTCGCCGTCCATGGCCGCTTGACTGGCGCCATCCCTGGCACCAGGCACCCTCGTCGCGGGGACTGCGACCCCATGCTGGATAAATAGAAAGCAAAGGTCGATAATTTTTTCCCACATTTCAATGACAGGAGGCCTTGCATCATGGGGCGCATCAAATTCGGAACCTCGGGCTGGAGGGGCATCCTCTGCGAAGACTTCATTTTCGACAACGTCAAGGTTGTCACCCAGGCCATTGCCGATCATCTCCGCGAAACGGGAGAGGCCGAGCAGGGCTTGGTCATCGGCTATGACGCTCGTTTCATGGGCGAGCGCTTTGCCCACGAGGCGGCGCGCGTGTTGGCGGGGGCGGGCATTCCCGCCTTTGTCTGCAATCGCGATACGCCCACTCCGGTGATCGCATTCGAGATCCTGCGCCGGGGCGCGGCGGGCGGCATCAATTTCACCGCGAGTCACAATCCTCCCGAGTACAACGGCCTGAAGTTCTCACCGTCCTGGGGCGGCCCGGCCCTGCCCGAAACGACCCTCGATATCGAGAAGCGCGCCAATGCGATGCTCGGCCAGGTCTGCTATCGGGAAATGCCCCTGGATCAGGCGGTCCGTGCCGGGCTGGTGGAAAAGATCGACCCCAGGCCGGCCTATTTCGACGCCATCCGCAAGCTGGTCGATCTCAAGGCGATTGCCGATGCCGGTCTGGTGGTGGCGGTCAATCCCATGTACGGCACCGGCCGCGGCTACCTCGACACCCTGCTCAAGGAAGCCGGCGTTAAGGTGGTGACCATCAACGATCATCGCGACCCTTATTTCGGCGGTCTGCCGCCCGAGCCCTCGCAAAGTCACATTCCCGATTTCATCAAGC
Proteins encoded in this region:
- a CDS encoding phosphoglucomutase/phosphomannomutase family protein; this encodes MGRIKFGTSGWRGILCEDFIFDNVKVVTQAIADHLRETGEAEQGLVIGYDARFMGERFAHEAARVLAGAGIPAFVCNRDTPTPVIAFEILRRGAAGGINFTASHNPPEYNGLKFSPSWGGPALPETTLDIEKRANAMLGQVCYREMPLDQAVRAGLVEKIDPRPAYFDAIRKLVDLKAIADAGLVVAVNPMYGTGRGYLDTLLKEAGVKVVTINDHRDPYFGGLPPEPSQSHIPDFIKLVAGDPEIRLGLATDGDADRYGIVDGDGTFIEPNYVLALLLDYLLRHGKMGDAARSVATSHFIDAVASHHGVKVRETPVGFKFIGEFIRDNQILIGGEESAGLTVRGHVPDKDGILACLLVAEMVAVEGKSMKDLLCDLYDRVGEFHTRRDNVHLSPELESSFPEKLASPPAELAGKKIARVITLDGCKFLFEDGTWVLFRKSGTEPVVRVYGEAGTEDELGRLMKAAAQFIGV
- a CDS encoding CxxCxxCC domain-containing protein, coding for MTENTEWEARCRRCGRCCFEKIDYQGRIYYTDRPCEKLDLTTRLCTVYPQRQTQRPGCTRLTEDILRLGVLPGDCPYVEDIADYQAPQLWDDEAPP
- a CDS encoding PxxKW family cysteine-rich protein, whose protein sequence is MQCQTVLPGTECTFWAKSGCTFEGHSCQVVIADCEGCDRIVEGTIGNVCSAYPAPEKKWAGGLCNFATHRKIEIKTVEAKVNPLKASKKASAKKK